GATTTAGACTTAGAAGGATTACCGGAAATGCTTTTTGATGTGCAATTGCCTAGTGTTGCCAATACAAAAGCCTACACCATTGATGTCAACGAGTGGGATATCCCTAATAATAGCACCAACGCCATTAAAACCACGACTAACTTACAAGCAGCCATAGATTGGGCGCATAGCGAAGGTTATACCCGTGTTACATTGCCTGAGGGGCATTATTTGGTGGGTGAAGATGTAAACGATGCGTACCAAGGCGGTATTGAGATTCATGGTAATACCGAGTTTGTATTTAGTGCAGGGGCTGTTCTGGAAATTGCAACCAATGATAAATGGAACTATTGCGTCCTAAAATTGACTGGTGATAATATAATTGTTAGAAACGGTGTTATTAAGGGCGACCGCGATACGCATAGTTACACACCCCATAGTGATAGCGGCACAGCGCATGATGAAGGCCATGGTATTTGCGTGTGGGATAATAATAAGGTGCTCATTGATAACATGCAGATATATGACGTAACTGGCGATGGCTCTTTAGTGCTGGATTCTAAGGATGTGACGTTTACAAACAATACCATTTACAACAACAGACGCCAAGGGATCTCTATAGTGGGCGGTGTACGTATTAAAATTGCTGATAATGAAATCCATCATATCAACGGCACGAGTCCGCAATTTGGAATTGACATTGAAGGTCCGGGGCGTGTGGATGAGGATATTTTGATTCATAGCAATTATTTTCATCATAACAGGGGTGGTGATATTGTAAATGCTACGGGCGAGAATGTCTATATTTTAGATAACACCATGGAACAAGGCGCTGAAAACACCTATATAGATGGGCCGATAGTCAGTTGGCATAAAACCCACAACATCATAGCAAAAAACACCGTCACCATGACTTCAGGTTCGGTAAATGGAAGATTAGGCTATATACAGTATTCCCGCGGAGGCGATAAAGGACATAATAAAATAACCTATGTGCATGAAAATGTATTTAATAATTGTGGGATGTACATGTACAAGAGTTCGGATGCCGATGTACGCCGCAACAAGTTTCTAGGGTACTTTGTAGCCTTTAGCGATTTTAGGAATGTGACGTTGGTGGATAACTTGCTGACGTATTCAGACGCACATCCTGAACTAAGATTTTGCTGGTCGTATCGTTTTAAAAATGCTACGGGTTATGCTAGTGGAAACTATATAGGAGACACTTTGGAAGAGTTACCGCTGTCTGAAAGTACGCCTTACACCATGCAATGCGTGCTAGATGGTTGGTAAGATGTTTATGGGTTTATTTGTTTATGGGTTTATTAGTTGACAAACCTTGAACCTAGAACTCAATACCTAACATCTATTATGTTCCCCTGTCAGACTGAGCGCAGTCGAAGTCCTGTAATGTATTTGGTTTATGAGTTTATGAGTTGAAAAACTTTGAACCTGAAAATAAAAGTTATGAGTTAAGAGTACAAAAAAACAGAACCCAGCTCGTCAGTTCGAGTGATTTTCGAAGTATGAGAACATTGTATCGAGAACCCAAACTAAAAATCATCAATCGTTAATCAAAAATCGTTAATCGTTAATCTTCGTTGATTTATTGAAAAACCTAGAAGCCAAAAATAAAAGTTATGAGTTAAGAGTACAAAAAAAAACAGAACCCAACCCGTATCACCTTTCACGCTTCACAACCCAACACCCAACACCTAATATGTTCCTCGGTCAGACTGAGTTGTCGAAGTCCTATAATATATTTAGTTTATTGGTTTATGAGTTTATGAGTTGAAAACCTTGAACCTGAAAATAAAAGTTATGAGTTAAACCTATTACGAACCCAACCAAACACCTAGCACCCAAAACCTTGAACCCAACTGTCAGTTCGAGTGATTTTCGAAGTATGAGAACATTGTATCGAGAACCCAAACTAAAAATCATCAATCGTTAATCGTTAATCAAAAATCCTTAATCCTGAATTCTTAATCAACAACCACCCCCCCCAATCCAACAATCTAAAAAGTCTAAAAATCTAAGAAGTCTAAAAATCTAAGAAGTCTGCCCCCAACCGTAATTTATTGTTCGTAAACAGGCAAGTCTTTGGTCAGTTTAATATCCTTGGTCGCAACATACATATCGCCTTCCTTTTCTAATCTCAGCATGCTTTGTACCGCTTTGGCACGACATGCCAACGTCAGGTCCGGTATCAACGGATCGTCGTTAAAAAAGAAGGATGCCAAATCCTGTTCTGCTTTCCCCGGTTCTTTAATCACACGGTGGATTTGTTTTAATTCTTTAGCTCGTATATATTTACCCGGCATAAAGGTATAAAAGGTGTAACGTCCATCGGCATCGGTTTTTATCCAAGCGCGGTGGTGTACATAGCGGTTGCGGTTGCTATCTTTTTTAATTTCATAATTCCCATCCTCATCGGGTTGGTAAATAAAAAGCACCACATCCTTTGCAGGTGTTTTGCCATCAGCATGAAAAATAGTCCCCGAAATTTTTAGTTTATTAGGCTTGGTATCGAAATCCGGAACAGTCGCCGTATTTGTTAATTCCGTTTCAGAAAAATTATAAATAGGATTTTGTTTCTTATGGTTTTGGGGAACATCATCTAAAATACTCGCAAATTCCTGTGCCGTAAGTATTTGAAACGAACTTACAAGAGCAATAAAACAAAAATAGGTTATTAGATTTTTCATGGGTGTGGTATTATTTAATCGGTTCAAAACTATATAATTATACAAGTGCTACCTAAAAAATCATGTGAACTATAAAAATTCTCGTTAAAATGACAAAATACCGATGAAATACACGTTGTTTATTATTTCAAAAGAAAACTATTTCACCGATACTTTTCACATGGTTTTATTTATTTACATTTAGCCCGAACATAATGGATTCATTTAAACGAGTTCCATATTAAACCCATAAAATGAAAAAACTTTTACCCTTTATTTTTGTATCTCTTTTTTGGCTCAGTGCCCAAGCAGACCCCATAGTAGCCAAAGCTGTTTTAGTAAAACACGGCTCTGGTAGTGCCTCACAAACTGTAAATTTGGGAACCCCCATCCAAAGTTTTTATTACACTTGGGAACATGCAGGCAACGTCACGGTAACGGGAATGCCCATGGGTATTTCTGTAGTTATTAATGAGAGCCAAAGTGAAGTTACTTTTAGTGGCACCCCCATGGAAGCTGGTACCTTTCCATATACCATTTCAACCACCGATGGCCAATTGAATACGCGTACAAGCGGTACCATCACCGTCAATAAGCTGTCTTTTGCAGCGCCTTCCCTAGCCTTTCCTACGGCTGAAGGCCATGGCAAATACGTGACAGGCGGTCGAGGCGGTCAAATTATATACGTCACCAACCTTAACGATTCCGGAGCCGGTAGTTTAAGAGCAGCTGTGGCGGCTAGTGGCCCCAGAACCGTTCTATTTAAAGTATCCGGTATTATAGCACTTAATTCCAATTTGAGTATCAATAACGACAACATCACCATCGCTGGACAAACAGCACCCGGTGATGGGATTTGCATAAAAAACTATACGGTGGTCGTCAATGCCAATAATGTCATTATTAGGTATATGCGCTTCCGAATGGGCGATGAAGCTATCAATGAAAATGATGCTATAAACGGTAGAAACAAGAGTAACATTATTATAGACCACTGCTCGATGAGCTGGAGTACCGATGAGTGTGCGTCTTTTTATGACAATACCAATTTCACCATGCAATGGTGCGTGTTATCAGAAAGCTTAAGAGTATCCGTTCATGAAAAAGGCACGCATGGTTATGGGGGTATTTGGGGCGGTAAAGGCGCTAGTTTCCATCACAACCTATTGGCGCATCACGATAGCCGCAACCCACGTTTTTGTGGGAGTCGTTATTCCAACCAACCCGATTTAGAACTTATAGATTTCCGTAATAATGTGCTTTATAATTGGGGTTCCAATAGTGGCTATGCCGGTGAAGGTGGTAGATACGATATGGTCAATAATTATTACAAACCAGGACCTGCAACAAAATCGGGTGTGAGTGCCCGTATATTTTCACCCAATGCCGATAATGGCAGCAATGCACAGCCTGCAGGCGTTTGGGGAACATTTTATGTGAGCGGTAATTACATGAATGGCAGTACAACCGTTACTAATGATAACTGGGTGGGTATGCATCCAAACCCTTCTTCCAAAAGTAAAAGCGAATTAAAGTCCGATACGGAGTTTAATGCAGGTTCTATAAGTACCAGTCTCGCTACGGTGGCATACGATAAAGTATTGAATTATGCAGGTGCGAGTTTGGTTAGGGATGCCGTTGATACGAGAATTGTCAGCGAAACCCTAAATGGCACCTATACATATACAGGTTCAAATGGCAGCACCAACGGACTTATAGATACCCAAAGTGATGTGGGTGGGTGGCCAACCTACAACAGCAGTACGGCGCCTACGGATACCGATAATGATGGCATGCCCGATACTTGGGAAGCTTCCAATGGTTTAAACAGCAATAGCGCTTCAGATGGCACCACCTATACCCTAGATCCTAATTACACCAATGTGGAAGTGTATATCAATAGCTTGGTAGCCTCCATTAGCAACAGCCAAACGGATAGCACCTTGGGAGTTGATGATTTTGAAACCCAAGGCGGTTTGGAGTTGACCTATTCTCCCAATCCTGTAACTACAGAGTTGTTTGTTCATTTAGGAAATCACTTTAGTGGAGAAGCCAAAGTGTCTATTTATAACATTTTAGGAAGTCAGTTAGCAACTTTTGATGCCAAAGCATCCCAAGTTATTGATGGCAACCTACGAATCCCTATGGAACATTACAAAGCAGGGTTGTATCTTTTGAAAGTTGAAATAGCGAACCAATCGAGTCTATTTAAATTTATAAAGAAATAATGTTGTCAAATAAGGAGATGTGGTTATTTGTTGAATTGACTAATGACTAATGGCTAGTGACTAATGGCTAGTGACTATATTGATTAAAAGCCTATAGTAAACCTTTTTGTCAAGCTGAGCCTGTCGAAGCTATTGAATTAATTATTGACCATGAACTATTGTTGAATTGTTTAATCGTTAATCATTCATCATTAATCATTTGCTATTGGTAAGGTCTTCGACAAGCTCAGACTGACATTCGGGATTGTTATTGGCTATTTATTATTGGCTAATGACTAGTGACTATTGACCAATGACTATATTAATTAAAAGCCTATAGTAAACCTTTTTGTCAAGCTGAGCCTGTCGAAGCTATTGAATTGGTTGTTAACCATGAACTATTGGCTAATGACCAATGACTATATTAATTAAAAGCCTATAGTAAACCTTTTTGTCAAGCTGAGCCTGTCGAAGCTATTGAATTAGTTATTGACCATGAACTATTGGCTAATGACTAATGACTATTGTTAATTCGTTTAATTGTTGAATCGTTAACACTCCATCAACCATCAACCATCAACCATCAACTTTTTTATATTGTTTATTTGACCACTAGCTACCTAATTTAATCATTCATTATTAATCAATCATCATTCATCATTTTAAAGGCTTGATTGGTTTTACCTCACCAGAATATCTTATGGTATGTCGAGACGTACCGTTAACGGTCATATAGCTATTCAAATTAGGACTTAGCTGGATGTAAACATTAAAGCTTTCGGAGTTGCTTTTTGCTTCAAAGCTTATGGTATAACTATGGTCTTCGTTTTGTACCGCCTTATAGTTTTCAACCAAACCTTTAAATTCAATAGCACTATCGCCACCACCATAGGCTACTTGCATTTGACGCTCGCCATAATAAGGCAGGTAGGATGTGATACTGTCTCCCGACACACGTAAAAAGTTGGTATTCCCGATTAAATTAATACCACCTCCGGCACTACCGGGCTGTAGCAATCCGGAGCTCAACACCTGTTGCATAGCGTTTGTGACCTGAGGGTAGGCCCAATCGGACACGATACGGAATTGTTTGTTTGTTACCATTGTATGCAATGCGTCTATCTCTGCCTGACTTGCAACGGATTTGGACGACTTACAAGATGTGGTCGCTATGATGAGTAGCCCTATGAGTAAATAAATGGGTTTCATTGCTTATTGTTTAATCGTTGAATTGTTGAATTGTTTAATCGTTTAGTGACCATGAACTATTGACTAGTGGCTATTTATATCATTTATTCGTTTAATCGTCAATCACTAATCATTAATCATTAATCATTAATCGATTATGTCAGGCTGAGCGCAGTCGAAGCCCTATTACCAACATTGTTGATTATTTGTTTAATCGTAAATCGTTAATCGTAAATCACCATCATGCTCTAAGGTACTAAATACTTATAAATCTGGCTAATAACAAAACGTTAAAAAGTTTTGATTATCCTGATATTGTTTATTTGGCTACTGACTAATGACTATTGAATAATGGCCACTACTAGGTCTTCGACAAGCTCAGACTGACATTGGAGGGTATTATTGGCTATTGGCTATTTACTATTGGCTATTTACTAATGACTAATGACTAATGACCACTACTAGGTCTTCGACAAGCTCAGACTGACATTGGAGGGTATTATTGGCTATTGGCTATTTACTAATGACTAATGACTATTGGCTACTACTAGGTCTTCGACAAGCTCAGACTGACATTGGAGGGTATTATTGGCTATTGGCTATTTACTAGTGGCTAGTTTATATTGTTTAATCGTTGAAGCGTTTAATTGATTGTTGATTACCAACTATTGACTTCTGGCTATTGGTTACTTATATTGTTTTATTTTATTAATCATTAATCATTAATCACTAATCACTAATCAAAGTATCAATCGCTTTTATCCAATCTTCCAAAGTAGTCTTATTGGTATTTAAAGCAAAACTGCCATTGCCATAAGGTTCATAAATATCCGGGTTTGTCACCGAAAAGAAGCCCACTGTTGGTGTAAGCGATGCACTAGCTAAATGCATGACGCCATTATCCGCGGCAATAAACACCGCAGTGTTTTTTATAATGGCCGCCATTTCGCGTATATCCTTACTGTAAAAATGAGGCGCTTTAAAGTTGATTTTTGAGATGTTCTCTATAGGCAACATTTCTATAATATTATAATTTGGATAGGCCGTTTGTAAACGGGCATAAAAGGCCTCCCACCATGTTTCGGAATAACATTTATTACCCGTAGCATTGGTATAAATACATATGGTTTTTTGGTCGTTTTTAATAATACCGTCTAAAATCTTCTTGCCTTGGGATATTTCAGCATCACGCAGTTTAATATCCAACACAGGCACGGGACGGTCGTTCTTGGGAACCCCCAGTTTTGTTAAATAGTGACGTAAATTATAAATGGGGGATTTTGAAATGTGCTTGTGATCAGGATACTGCTTTTGAATGATTTCATTAACATCGCCAAACACTTTAAATGGCGCATTGGCTATTTGTGTCAATAAACGTCCTGAAGATGAGTTTTTATCGCCATTAATGACTAAATCGTACTTTTTGCTTTTAATGGACACCCACACACCCACATACTTTAATAAATTACTGAAAGGTTTTCTGGGTAATTGAATGATCTTGTTAATCTGCTGGTAGTTTTCAAACACAGGATATGCAACGCCGCCTTTTACGAATAAGTCAATTTTGCAATCCGGAAAGGTGTTTATAACCTCCTGTACCAATGGCGTTAGCAATAATTGGTTGCCCAACCTGTGATTAGGGCGGATAATCAATATTTTTTTAATGTCTATTACTTGTCCTGGTTTGATGTTTGGCTCTGCATAAGAACTGCCAACACTTTTGGTTATCTGGTGCATGAATCGTCTTCTTACACGATTGATGCTTTTTTTAAACCCCATAGTTCACTTTGAATTTAACTGATTTTTTACGGCCCGCAAATTACAAATTTTAATGCTTAATTTTTTAGTACATGATAAAAATGAAGCGTGTCACATTGAGAGGTCATTTTTATTCTAAAAAAAGCAACCAACTA
This genomic window from Mariniflexile sp. TRM1-10 contains:
- a CDS encoding DUF4251 domain-containing protein, coding for MKPIYLLIGLLIIATTSCKSSKSVASQAEIDALHTMVTNKQFRIVSDWAYPQVTNAMQQVLSSGLLQPGSAGGGINLIGNTNFLRVSGDSITSYLPYYGERQMQVAYGGGDSAIEFKGLVENYKAVQNEDHSYTISFEAKSNSESFNVYIQLSPNLNSYMTVNGTSRHTIRYSGEVKPIKPLK
- a CDS encoding glycosyltransferase family 9 protein → MGFKKSINRVRRRFMHQITKSVGSSYAEPNIKPGQVIDIKKILIIRPNHRLGNQLLLTPLVQEVINTFPDCKIDLFVKGGVAYPVFENYQQINKIIQLPRKPFSNLLKYVGVWVSIKSKKYDLVINGDKNSSSGRLLTQIANAPFKVFGDVNEIIQKQYPDHKHISKSPIYNLRHYLTKLGVPKNDRPVPVLDIKLRDAEISQGKKILDGIIKNDQKTICIYTNATGNKCYSETWWEAFYARLQTAYPNYNIIEMLPIENISKINFKAPHFYSKDIREMAAIIKNTAVFIAADNGVMHLASASLTPTVGFFSVTNPDIYEPYGNGSFALNTNKTTLEDWIKAIDTLISD
- a CDS encoding right-handed parallel beta-helix repeat-containing protein; the encoded protein is MKTYPYYLLLLVLFTFSACNNEDLNEDIDAPIIDTDTGTNTEDLDLEGLPEMLFDVQLPSVANTKAYTIDVNEWDIPNNSTNAIKTTTNLQAAIDWAHSEGYTRVTLPEGHYLVGEDVNDAYQGGIEIHGNTEFVFSAGAVLEIATNDKWNYCVLKLTGDNIIVRNGVIKGDRDTHSYTPHSDSGTAHDEGHGICVWDNNKVLIDNMQIYDVTGDGSLVLDSKDVTFTNNTIYNNRRQGISIVGGVRIKIADNEIHHINGTSPQFGIDIEGPGRVDEDILIHSNYFHHNRGGDIVNATGENVYILDNTMEQGAENTYIDGPIVSWHKTHNIIAKNTVTMTSGSVNGRLGYIQYSRGGDKGHNKITYVHENVFNNCGMYMYKSSDADVRRNKFLGYFVAFSDFRNVTLVDNLLTYSDAHPELRFCWSYRFKNATGYASGNYIGDTLEELPLSESTPYTMQCVLDGW
- a CDS encoding dioxygenase family protein codes for the protein MKNLITYFCFIALVSSFQILTAQEFASILDDVPQNHKKQNPIYNFSETELTNTATVPDFDTKPNKLKISGTIFHADGKTPAKDVVLFIYQPDEDGNYEIKKDSNRNRYVHHRAWIKTDADGRYTFYTFMPGKYIRAKELKQIHRVIKEPGKAEQDLASFFFNDDPLIPDLTLACRAKAVQSMLRLEKEGDMYVATKDIKLTKDLPVYEQ
- a CDS encoding T9SS type A sorting domain-containing protein; this encodes MKKLLPFIFVSLFWLSAQADPIVAKAVLVKHGSGSASQTVNLGTPIQSFYYTWEHAGNVTVTGMPMGISVVINESQSEVTFSGTPMEAGTFPYTISTTDGQLNTRTSGTITVNKLSFAAPSLAFPTAEGHGKYVTGGRGGQIIYVTNLNDSGAGSLRAAVAASGPRTVLFKVSGIIALNSNLSINNDNITIAGQTAPGDGICIKNYTVVVNANNVIIRYMRFRMGDEAINENDAINGRNKSNIIIDHCSMSWSTDECASFYDNTNFTMQWCVLSESLRVSVHEKGTHGYGGIWGGKGASFHHNLLAHHDSRNPRFCGSRYSNQPDLELIDFRNNVLYNWGSNSGYAGEGGRYDMVNNYYKPGPATKSGVSARIFSPNADNGSNAQPAGVWGTFYVSGNYMNGSTTVTNDNWVGMHPNPSSKSKSELKSDTEFNAGSISTSLATVAYDKVLNYAGASLVRDAVDTRIVSETLNGTYTYTGSNGSTNGLIDTQSDVGGWPTYNSSTAPTDTDNDGMPDTWEASNGLNSNSASDGTTYTLDPNYTNVEVYINSLVASISNSQTDSTLGVDDFETQGGLELTYSPNPVTTELFVHLGNHFSGEAKVSIYNILGSQLATFDAKASQVIDGNLRIPMEHYKAGLYLLKVEIANQSSLFKFIKK